A single window of Dermacentor albipictus isolate Rhodes 1998 colony chromosome 1, USDA_Dalb.pri_finalv2, whole genome shotgun sequence DNA harbors:
- the LOC139057193 gene encoding uncharacterized protein, with protein MTMGDLEALEKECVSLNERLYAARNENKLLELTEDALKCSDRKVAYYTGMANFTILYALFGVIERFVSHNAKNSLPKFQEFLLFIMKLKLNLQITDLAFRFNVSDATVSRIFDKWLHAAYCRLKSQIVWPQRSALQRTMPQAFYDSFGKNVAVIIDCFEIKIERPSSFLPRSETWSQYKGSNTAKYLIGIAPQGIVNFISEGWGGRTSDRHITEHCGLLDNLLPGDVVLADRGFNVSESVGFYCAKLHVPAYTKGKKQLSAADVLSTRKLANVRIHVERVIGLIRNKYVILKATLPIDYVVGRPGDNLTPLDKIVTVCCALSNLCPSIVASLRECNGD; from the coding sequence ATGACAATGGGCGACCTCGAAGCATTGGAGAAGGAGTGTGTGTCACTCAATGAGCGTCTCTACGCTGCAAGGAATGAAAACAAGCTTCTGGAACTGACAGAAGACGCCCTCAAATGTAGCGACAGAAAGGTTGCATATTACACTGGCATGGCAAATTTCACAATCCTTTATGCACTGTTTGGTGTCATCGAGAGATTTGTGTCACACAATGCGAAAAACAGTTTGCCAAAGTTCCAGGAATTCCTGCTCTTCATCATGAAGTTGAAGCTAAATTTGCAGATTACTGACCTCGCTTTCAGGTTTAATGTGTCAGATGCCACAGTGTCACGCATATTTGACAAATGGCTGCATGCTGCGTACTGCCGTCTAAAGTCTCAAATTGTGTGGCCACAACGCAGTGCTCTGCAACGCACAATGCCACAAGCATTTTACGATTCTTTTGGAAAAAATGTTGCAGTCATAATTGACTGTTTTGAGATAAAGATAGAGAGACCATCTTCGTTTCTGCCCAGAAGTGAAACATGGTCCCAGTACAAAGGTAGTAACACGGCAAAATATTTAATTGGCATTGCACCACAAGGTATTGTCAACTTCATTTCTGAAGGCTGGGGAGGACGCACTAGCGACAGGCACATAACTGAGCACTGTGGTCTTTTAGACAACTTACTTCCAGGTGACGTAGTGCTTGCAGACCGAGGGTTCAATGTGTCTGAAAGTGTTGGGTTTTACTGCGCTAAACTTCATGTACCAGCGTACACTAAGGGGAAGAAGCAACTTTCCGCAGCAGACGTTCTGAGCACTAGGAAACTAGCAAATGTAAGGATACACGTTGAGAGGGTGATCGGGCTAATCAGAAATAAGTATGTTATCCTGAAGGCCACGCTGCCCATTGACTATGTTGTTGGCAGACCTGGAGACAATTTGACACCTCTTGACAAGATTGTTACGGTTTGTTGCGCCCTTTCCAATCTATGCCCTTCAATAGTTGCATCACTAAGAGAGTGTAACGGTGACTAG